CGCTGACCATCGCCCAGGCCGGCACCGAGGAGCAGCGGCAGCGCTGGGTGGAACCGGTGCTGCGCGGCGAGATCATGTGGTGCCAGCTGTTCAGCGAACCCAACGCCGGGTCGGACGCCGCGGCGGTGCGCACCTCGGCCAAGCGGGTCGACGGCGGCTGGCGGGTCAACGGACAGAAGATCTGGACCAGCCTGGCCGATCAGTGCCAGTGGGGCATGGCCACCGTGCGCACCGATCCCGACGCCCCCAAGCACGCCGGGGTGACGATGATGGCCATCGACATGAAAGCCCCTGGCGTGACGGTGAATCCGCTACGCGGGCTGACCGGCACCGCTCACTTCAACGAGGTGTTCTTCGACGACGTGTTCGTGCCGGACTCGGACGTGATCGGCGAGGTCAACAAGGGCTGGCTGGTGGCCCGGGCGACGCTGGGCAACGAGCGGATCTCGATCGGCGGCGGCTCCGGCGGGTCCACCGATTTCGGTCCCGACGATCTGGTCGAACTGCTCGACTCCGTCCCGGCGGAGACCGCCGCGCAGTACGTGCGCCGCGTCGGCGAGGTGCTGGCCGAACAGCACACGCTGCGGCTGCTGAACCTGCGCCGGATCAGCCGCGCGATCGCCGGCTCGGAACCGGGACCGGAGGGCAACGTCACCAAGCTGCTGGTGGCCGAGTCCGGTCAGCGGCTCGGCGAACTGGGCATGGAGCTCGCCGGCAGCGCGGCCGTGGTGGGGCAGGCCCCGGGACTGACCCGGATGTACCTGTCCTACCGGGCGATGACGATCGCGGGCGGCACCTCGGAGATCACCCGCAACACCATCGCCGAGAGGATCCTGGGCCTGCCCCGCGATCCGTTGCTGAAATAGTCAGGCCAGCAAGGCGATTCCCGCGACGAGCAGCCCGATCACCTTGACCACCTCCAGCGCCACGTACACGTAGTGCGCGCGGGAGCGGCGCTGCCCGGAACCGACCTGCTCCGGCGGGGCGGCCAGTACCTGTCTGGTGCGGCGGTTCAGCGCCGGCCGCACCAGCCCCAACTGGGCCGCCAGCATCACCACCGCGACCGCGGCCGCGATCACCGCGGTGGCGGCGGGCGGGTCGACGATCAGCGCTACCACCAGCGCGATCGCCAGCGCCGCCTCGACCGCGTTGAGCGCGCGGAACACCAGGCGGCCGATGCCCAACCCGAGTTGCAGGGTGACTCCGGGTGCCCTGAACTTCAGCGGCGCCTCCAGGAAGGAGATTGCCAGCACCATACCCAGCCAGACGAAAACGACCGCGGCGGCGACCGCGTGTGCGCCGGTCATCCTGCCTCCTTTCCGGACGCGGAATTTCTGGGCCCGGAACTTCTGGGCCCGGCGGTTCTGGGCGCGAGTTGTGCGACACAGACACCGGGTTCGGCGAACGGCTGCAACGACTTCACGGTGACCGGTGCGCGCCAGGACTCCATGGCGCCCTGCATGAGGCCCAGGTGCACCGGGCAGATCACGTCCCGGCGTGTCACGGCGAGTTCGAGGAACGGACAGTTGCGCAGTTCGAGGACCTCGGCGCCGTCGCGGCACCGCTGCTCGGGTGCGAACCCCATCTCGTCGAGCAGCGCGGTGAGGCGGTCGACGGCCTGGGTGCGGGTGGTCGTCAGGTCGGGGCCGGCACCGAACACGGTCTGGGTGTGGTTCTTCGCCCAGGCCCGGCCCGCGGTCTGCGCCTGCCGCGCGGCGTCGGGGTGGCGGGCCAGCGCATCGGCGAGCACCCCGGCGAGCATCTGGTAGTCCCGCGGCCCCTCGGGGTCCATTCCGCGCGCCGCGCGGAACAACTGGGGCGGCCGCCCGGGTTTGGTGCGCACCGGCCGGACCGTCTCCACTCGCCCGCGCCGGACCAGCTCCTCGAGATGGAACCGCGCGGTGTTCGGGTGCACCGCCAGCCGCTCGGCGATCTCGTTGATGCTCAACGGTGTTCCGGCGTCCCGCAGCGTTGCGAGTACCTGTTCGCGCCGCCCGGCCATCGCTATGCCGCCCCGGGGGCGATCCGGCCACCCGTACCGATGGGCGCCATCAGTCGATTCGCTTGATCGCGGCGCGCGGGCACTCGTCGACCGCCCGCCGGGCGTCCTCTTCGAGTTCGGGCGGAACCGGGTCGGTGAGCACCACCGAGTACTCGTCGTCGTCGTCGAGGGCGAACACGTCCGGGGCGTACTTCACGCAGATGGCGTTGCCCTCACAGCGATCACGGTCCACCACGACGCGCATCCCTACCTCCTGGATCCGGTTCGCGGACGTCACCGGAAGTGGCGTTGCCGCAGTACGTTTGCGTACCAAGAGCGAGTTTATACAAGGGAAATTTGTAAAAACAATGGACTTAAGTCCTCTAGCACCCTGGCCGATGGACCCGCCGGTGATACTGGTCGCATGACCACAGGGCGCACGTCGCCGGAACCGCACCACGCCCCGCCCCCGATCCGTGACGGGGAGTTCCACCCGGATCTGCGCCGGATCGCCCGGATCGTGCCCCGCAGACTGGTCTCCCCGCGGACCCTGCCGGTCGTCCGGCCGGTCACCCGGCGGCTGTGGCGGCGGCCGCCCGGCGGTGTCGAGGAGGTGACGCTGCCGTCGGGCATCGCGGTCCGGCTGTACCGGCCGGCCGGACAGCGCGCCCCGGGCCCGGCGGTGCTGTGGATTCACGGCGGCGGCTACGTCATCGGCCATCCGGGCATGGACCACCGGGTGTGCGTGGGTCTGACCCGCCGACTGGGCGCCACGGTGGCGGCGGTGGACTACCGGCTGGCGCCCGAACACCCGTATCCGGCCCCGCTGGAGGACTGCTACGCGGCGCTGCGCTGGCTGGCCGGCCTGCCGGCGGTGGACCCGTCGCGGGTGGCGATCGCCGGGGCGAGCGCCGGCGGCGGGCTGGCCGCGGCGCTGGCACTGCTGGCCCGCGACCGCGGGGAGCTCACCCCGGCCGCGCAGGTGCTGGTGTACCCGATGCTCGACGACCGGTCCGCACACCGCGCCGACCTCGACCATCCCCGCCACCGGCTGTGGGACCGCGGCAGCAACCGGTTCGGCTGGTCGGCCTATCTCGGTGACGCCGACCCGCAGCAGGCGGTGCCGGCGCGGCGCGACGACCTGGCCGGGCTGCCGCCGGCCTGGGTCGGGGTGGGCACCTTCGACCTGTTCTACGAGGAGGACCTCGCCTACGCCGAGCGGTTGCGGGCCGCGGGGGTGCCGTGCGAGCTCGAGGTGGTGCCGGGCGCCTTCCACGGGTTCGACGCGATCGCGCCGCGCGCCCGGGTCAGCAGGGAGTTCTTCGACAGCCAGTGCGCGATGCTGCAGCGCGCCCTGGGGGCCTGAGTCAGTCCCGCTGGTAGACCACCGTCCCGGCGATCACCGTGGCCGCGACGCGCCGCGCGTCGAGATCGCGCACAACGTCCTCCGGTGTCCCGGTGAGCAGGCACAGGTCACCCGGCGCACCGGGCCGCAGCTCGCGCACCGCGATGGGATCCTCGGCGGTGCCGAGGAATCCGCGCAGCGCCTGCGCGCCGGTGATGCGCTCGCCGGGGCCGAGCACGGTGCCGCCGGCGGTGGTGCGGTGCACCGCCGCGCGCATCGCCCGCCACGGGTCGGCGTCGCCGAACGGGGCGTCGGTGGACAGCGCGACCGGCACCCCGGCGCGCATCAGGGTGCCCAGCCGCCACAGTTCGTGGTGTTCGGCGGCGGGCACGTCGGCCAGGTACTGCTCGCCGCGCTCGGCGACGAAGTTCGGCTGGGTCACCACGGTGACGCCGGAGTCGGCGAGCTGCCCGACCGTGTCGTCGGGCACCACCGCGGCGTGCTCGATGCGGTCGCCGGGCCGGCGTCCGGCGGCCTGCAGCGCCGCCAGCGCGACGACGAGCTGGGCGGCGGTCACGCAGTGCAGCGCGACCGGGATGCGCTCGGCGTGCCGGTCGGCGATCCACGCGGTGAGCGCGTCGAGGTCCAGGGCGGTGTCGTGCAGGATGCGCTTGCCGGGCGCGAGCCACCGCACCCGCTGGGGCAGCTCGCCGCGCTCGGCGGCGCGACGCAGCAGCGCGACGTCCTGGTCGGGGGTGGCGTCGGTGACGCCGGTGACGCCGTAGCGGCTCAGCATCCGCCCGACCGCGGTGAGGTCGACGTCGGCGGGCGGCACCGTCCAACCGGGGTCGTCGCTGCGCAGCCGCCCGTCCGGATGGTCGGCCAACCCCAGCCGGGCCAGCCCCGCGGAGTTCAGCGTCCACAGCACCCCGCTGCGGTGCTGCACCCGAACCGGCACCGGGGGCGAGAGTTCGTCGAGCACAACGCGATCCAGCGGTCCCGCGACCGCCTCGTGGTAGCCGATCGCGCGGATCCAGCCGTCCGGCCCCACCTCGGCGGCCGCCAGCGTCCGGGCCAGTTCGTCGCGCCCGCGCACCTCGTCCGGCCCGACCCGCACCGAGATCAGCGCCGCCGCAGCGGAATACAGATGCACATGGTGGTCGTGCAGACCCGGGATCACGGTGGCGCCGGCGGCGTCGTAGACCTCCTCGCCGCGAAGCGGATCCAGCTGGCCGGCCACCGCGGCGATCCGGTCGCCCACCCTGATGTCGGCGCGGGTGCCGTCCAGTAGGGTCGCCCGCCGGATCAGCATGACGCGTGGCTGCCGATCAACCGCTCGACGACGGCGTTGTCGGCGCCCAGCGCCGGGGCGCCGACGTCGGGCCGCGGGACGGCCCGGCACTCGGTGAGCTGATCGCGGGGCAGTTCGCCGTAGCGCGCGGCGATGCCGGACATCGACAGCTCGATCAGTTCCCCGCCGCCGCCGCGCAGCGACCGCGCCACCTCGACCGCGGCGTGCAGCCCGGTCAGCGGGTCGGCGATGGCGTCACCGCAGAACGCCGGACCGTCGAGCACCAGACCGCCGGAGACCGCGGCGTCGTCGCCGAAGGCCACCCAGTTCGCCCGCTCCCCCTCGGTGCCGTGCCCGGTGATGCGCAGCCACACCCGGCCGTCGCGCGGTGTCACCTGATCCGGCCCGAGCCCACGGCGGGCCAGCGCCGCCGGGCGGGACGACTCGATCACCACGTCGGCGGCGGACAACAGTGCGCGCAGCCCCGACGGGTCGTCGAAATCGGCTGCGTAGCAGAGCTTTCCGCCGTTCATCCAGTCGAAGAAGGCTGCCGGCCCGAACCGGGCGCCGTCCGGGCGCGCGGCGGTCTCCACCTTCACCACGGTTGCTCCGGCGGCGCGCAGCAGCTGCCCGCACAGCGGCCCGGCCCACATCACCGACAGGTCGGCGACCAGCAGCCCGGTCAGGTCGCGCGGGCGGCCCGGCACCCCGTGCGGGCGGTGGCGCGGCTCGGCGGGCCGGGTCTCGGCCAGCCCGGCCACCGGCAGCCCGAGCAGGCGCGCCCGGCCGGTGACCTCGGCGCAGTCGGTCCCGGCGACCCAGCGTTGCACCGCCGGCCACGGGTCGTCGTCGATGTCGTCGGCCGAAAGCAGCGCGGGGATCGCCGCGATGTCGTCGGCCCGGGACAGGGTCAGCGCGCACCAGCCGTCGCGGCAGGGCAGCAACCGGGTCGCCCCGCCGGCCGACACCCGGCCCTGCGGCGCGTGCCCGACCAGACCGGCGCGGCCGGCCAGCAGCGTGGTCGCGTCGACGGCGACCCCGGTGAGCTCGCGGTAGGTGTCGGCGGCCCGCTGCGCCGCCGCGACCACGGCGGACGGGATGGGCAGCGACGTCACCCGCCCATTGTGGGCCAGAGCCGCCCCGGTCAGAAATGCAGAGCGGTGAACCGCCAGTCCAGCACCTGCCGGTCCGGTTCGCCGACCGCGTAGACCACCGACCGCAGGGTGAGCACCCCGCCGCGGCCGCCGGGCAGCGCTTCGGCCTGCTCGATGTGCAGGTCGCTGTAGAGCGTGTCGCCCTCGTGCACCGGGCCGGTGTGGTCGCAGGACCGCCAGCCCAGCACGGTCACCAGGTTGGGCAGCAGCCGGGTGGTCTGGGCCAGCGCCAGCCCGATGGTGTGCCCGCCGTAGACCAGTCGCTGCCCGCCGATCCGGTAGTCGTGGTGGGTGGCGGCGATGTTGAGGGTCAGCCGCGCCAGTTCGGGTGCGTTGCTGACGACGTCGGCGCTGCTGCGCAGCACGGTGCCGGCCAGCGCCGGGTCGAAGTGCGCGCCGGGCACCCTGGCGCGGTAGGCGTCGGCGTCCCAGCCCGCGGTCGGATCGGGCGGGGCCGGCACGTCGGCACCGATGGCCGACAGGTCGTCGGCGCGGCCGGTCTCGCCCGCCCCCTCGCTCAGCGGCAGCATCGCGCACCGGTAGAAGTCGAGGACCTTGCGGCCCTCCTGGTCGGTGGTGGTCATCCGCAACGCGGCCAAACCCGTTGGCGCACGGCCGGGTTTGCGCGAGTTCTCCTTGAGCCCCACCACCTCGGTGCGGGTGAACAGGGTGTCGCCGAGGACGGGGAACCGGTGGAAGGTCAGGCCCCGGTAGAACAGGTTGGCCTTGACCCGCTGGGTGACCAGCGTGGTCTGGCCGATCGCCACGTCGCACACCAGCGCCGGGTGCGCCAGCGGCGCCGCTGCGCCGGTCACCGCCGCCGCGAGTTCGGCGTCCAGCGCCAGCCGCAGCCGGTCGCCCAGGATCGACTGGTGCACGGCGGCCACGCCGGGTGTCAGCGTCATCGCGGGCGCGGTGTCGAACACCTGCCCGACCTCGAGTTCGTCGAAATACGGCCCGGTCACGGTCGCACATGTTGTCTTAGGCCGAACAAATCTGTCAATATGGCCGTACATATGAGCGCCTTATCCATCACCCCGAACCTCCCCGACGAGGAACAGCTGCTGGTGCAGACCGTTCGCGACTTCATCAACCGCGAGGTCAGACCGGCGGTCCGCGAACTCGAACACGCCAACACCTATCCCGAGGCGTGGATCGAGCAGATGAAGCAGATCGGCATCTACGGCCTGGCCATCCCCGAGGAGTACGGCGGCAACCCGGTCTCGATGCCGTGCTACGTCGAGGTCACCCAGGAACTGTCCCGCGGCTGGATGAGCCTGGCCGGCGCGATGGGCGGCCACACCGTGGTGGCCAAGATCCTCACCCTGTTCGGCACCGAGGAGCAGAAGCAGAGGTATCTGCCCAAGATGGCCACCGGCGAGATCCGCGCCACCATGGCGCTGACCGAACCGGGCGGCGGGTCGGACCTGCAGAACATGAAGACCACCGCGCTGCCGTCCGAGGGCGGCGGGCTGGCCGTCAACGGCTCGAAGATCTGGATCTCCAACGCCCGCCGGTCCGGCCTGATCGCGCTGCTGTGCAAGACCGACCCGAACGCCCAGCCGCGGCACAAGGGCATCTCGGTGGTGTTGGTGGAGCAGGGCACCACGGGCATGTCGGTGTCACGGGACCTGCCCAAACTCGGCTACAAGGGCGTGGAGTCCTGCGAGGTGGTCTTCGAGGACTGCCGGGTGCCGGCGTCGGCGATCCTCGGCGGGGTGCCCGGCAAGGG
The window above is part of the Mycolicibacterium hassiacum DSM 44199 genome. Proteins encoded here:
- a CDS encoding helix-turn-helix transcriptional regulator encodes the protein MAGRREQVLATLRDAGTPLSINEIAERLAVHPNTARFHLEELVRRGRVETVRPVRTKPGRPPQLFRAARGMDPEGPRDYQMLAGVLADALARHPDAARQAQTAGRAWAKNHTQTVFGAGPDLTTTRTQAVDRLTALLDEMGFAPEQRCRDGAEVLELRNCPFLELAVTRRDVICPVHLGLMQGAMESWRAPVTVKSLQPFAEPGVCVAQLAPRTAGPRSSGPRNSASGKEAG
- a CDS encoding acyl-CoA dehydrogenase family protein, which codes for MSALSITPNLPDEEQLLVQTVRDFINREVRPAVRELEHANTYPEAWIEQMKQIGIYGLAIPEEYGGNPVSMPCYVEVTQELSRGWMSLAGAMGGHTVVAKILTLFGTEEQKQRYLPKMATGEIRATMALTEPGGGSDLQNMKTTALPSEGGGLAVNGSKIWISNARRSGLIALLCKTDPNAQPRHKGISVVLVEQGTTGMSVSRDLPKLGYKGVESCEVVFEDCRVPASAILGGVPGKGFAQMMKGLETGRIQVAARALGVATAALEDALRYAQDRESFGQPIWKHQSIGNYLADMATKLTAARQLTRYAAERYDSGERCDMEAGMAKLFASEVAMEIALNAVRIHGGYGYSTEFDVERYFRDAPLMIVGEGTNEIQRNVIVNQLIARGGI
- a CDS encoding hotdog family protein translates to MYGHIDRFVRPKTTCATVTGPYFDELEVGQVFDTAPAMTLTPGVAAVHQSILGDRLRLALDAELAAAVTGAAAPLAHPALVCDVAIGQTTLVTQRVKANLFYRGLTFHRFPVLGDTLFTRTEVVGLKENSRKPGRAPTGLAALRMTTTDQEGRKVLDFYRCAMLPLSEGAGETGRADDLSAIGADVPAPPDPTAGWDADAYRARVPGAHFDPALAGTVLRSSADVVSNAPELARLTLNIAATHHDYRIGGQRLVYGGHTIGLALAQTTRLLPNLVTVLGWRSCDHTGPVHEGDTLYSDLHIEQAEALPGGRGGVLTLRSVVYAVGEPDRQVLDWRFTALHF
- a CDS encoding ferredoxin; amino-acid sequence: MRVVVDRDRCEGNAICVKYAPDVFALDDDDEYSVVLTDPVPPELEEDARRAVDECPRAAIKRID
- a CDS encoding amidohydrolase family protein, giving the protein MLIRRATLLDGTRADIRVGDRIAAVAGQLDPLRGEEVYDAAGATVIPGLHDHHVHLYSAAAALISVRVGPDEVRGRDELARTLAAAEVGPDGWIRAIGYHEAVAGPLDRVVLDELSPPVPVRVQHRSGVLWTLNSAGLARLGLADHPDGRLRSDDPGWTVPPADVDLTAVGRMLSRYGVTGVTDATPDQDVALLRRAAERGELPQRVRWLAPGKRILHDTALDLDALTAWIADRHAERIPVALHCVTAAQLVVALAALQAAGRRPGDRIEHAAVVPDDTVGQLADSGVTVVTQPNFVAERGEQYLADVPAAEHHELWRLGTLMRAGVPVALSTDAPFGDADPWRAMRAAVHRTTAGGTVLGPGERITGAQALRGFLGTAEDPIAVRELRPGAPGDLCLLTGTPEDVVRDLDARRVAATVIAGTVVYQRD
- a CDS encoding alpha/beta hydrolase yields the protein MTTGRTSPEPHHAPPPIRDGEFHPDLRRIARIVPRRLVSPRTLPVVRPVTRRLWRRPPGGVEEVTLPSGIAVRLYRPAGQRAPGPAVLWIHGGGYVIGHPGMDHRVCVGLTRRLGATVAAVDYRLAPEHPYPAPLEDCYAALRWLAGLPAVDPSRVAIAGASAGGGLAAALALLARDRGELTPAAQVLVYPMLDDRSAHRADLDHPRHRLWDRGSNRFGWSAYLGDADPQQAVPARRDDLAGLPPAWVGVGTFDLFYEEDLAYAERLRAAGVPCELEVVPGAFHGFDAIAPRARVSREFFDSQCAMLQRALGA
- a CDS encoding CoA transferase, whose amino-acid sequence is MTSLPIPSAVVAAAQRAADTYRELTGVAVDATTLLAGRAGLVGHAPQGRVSAGGATRLLPCRDGWCALTLSRADDIAAIPALLSADDIDDDPWPAVQRWVAGTDCAEVTGRARLLGLPVAGLAETRPAEPRHRPHGVPGRPRDLTGLLVADLSVMWAGPLCGQLLRAAGATVVKVETAARPDGARFGPAAFFDWMNGGKLCYAADFDDPSGLRALLSAADVVIESSRPAALARRGLGPDQVTPRDGRVWLRITGHGTEGERANWVAFGDDAAVSGGLVLDGPAFCGDAIADPLTGLHAAVEVARSLRGGGGELIELSMSGIAARYGELPRDQLTECRAVPRPDVGAPALGADNAVVERLIGSHASC